Proteins co-encoded in one Echeneis naucrates chromosome 22, fEcheNa1.1, whole genome shotgun sequence genomic window:
- the wdr20a gene encoding WD repeat-containing protein 20 isoform X3, whose product MAAEGGGKEMNEIKTQFTTREGVYKLLTHSEYSRPNRVPFNSQGSNPVKVSFVNVNDQSGNGDRICFNVGRELYFYIYKGVRKAADLSKPIDKRIYKGTQPTCHDFNHLTATAESVSLLVGFSAGQVQLIDPIKKETSKLFNEERLIDKSRVTCVKWVPGSESLFLVSHASGNMYLYNVEHTCGTTAPHYQLLKQGENYSVHTCKSKSTRNPLLKWTVGEGALNEFAFSPDGKFLACVSQDGFLRVFNFDAVELHGTMKSYFGGLLCVCWSPDGKYIVAGGEDDLVTVWSFLDCRVIARGHGHKSWVSVVAFDHYTTSVEENDPMEFSGSDEDFQDQMIHFGRDRANSTQSRLSKRNSTDSRPDILFPHLPLSRTRTHTNVMNATSPPAGATIITNTSSSTTNGNNSGANTPGINSLSTTLPRSNSLPHSAGTTATANNTNKAGSGGGIGSGIMDSAIATGVSKFATLSLHDRKERHHEKDHKRNHSMGHISSKSSDKLNLLTKTKADPAKTLGTLLCPRMEDVPLLEPLICKKIAHERLTVLIFLEDCLVTACQEGFICTWARPGKVGLLSSQNQASSPSGTVV is encoded by the exons ATGGCGgcggagggaggagggaaggagatgaACGAAATTAAAACTCAGTTCACTACTCGGGAAGGCGTCTACAAACTCCTCACTCACTCCGAATACAGCCGTCCCAACAGGGTGCCTTTCAACTCGCAGGGCTCCAACCCCGTCAAGGTTTCCTTCGTGAACGTCAACGACCAGTCGGGCAACGGCGACAGGATCTGTTTCAATGTGGGCCGAGAGCTCTACTTCTACATCTACAAAGGCGTTAGGAAG GCTGCTGACCTGAGCAAGCCCATAGACAAGCGTATTTACAAGGGAACGCAGCCCACCTGTCATGACTTCAACCACCTCACAGCTACGGCGGAGAGTGTGTCCTTGCTGGTGGGTTTCTCAGCAGGGCAGGTACAGCTCATTGACCCAATCAAGAAGGAGACAAGCAAGCTCTTCAATGAAGAG AGACTAATAGATAAGTCCAGAGTAACATGTGTGAAATGGGTGCCAGGCTCTGAGAGCCTGTTTCTGGTCTCTCATGCCAGTGGGAATATGTACTTATACAACGTGGAGCATACATGTGGCACCACAGCACCGCACTACCAGCTGCTCAAACAGGGAGAGAACTACTCTGTACACACGTGTAAGAGTAAATCCACGCGGAACCCTCTGCTCAAATGGACAGTGGGTGAGGGGGCCCTGAATGAGTTTGCCTTCTCTCCAGATGGAAAGTTCCTAGCCTGTGTAAGCCAAGACGGTTTCCTACGGGTGTTCAACTTTGATGCTGTTGAGCTACATGGCACCATGAAGAGCTACTTTGGTggcttgttgtgtgtgtgctggagccCTGATGGAAAGTATATAGTTGCTGGTGGAGAGGACGATCTAGTGACTGTGTGGTCCTTCTTGGACTGCAGAGTCATCGCCCGAGGTCATGGGCACAAGTCTTGGGTGAGTGTGGTGGCATTTGATCATTACACCACCAGCGTGGAAGAGAATGACCCAATGGAGTTCAGTGGTAGTGATGAGGACTTCCAGGATCAGATGATCCATTTTGGACGAGACCGGGCCAACAGTACACAGTCTCGACTCTCCAAGCGCAACTCCACGGACAGCCGGCCT GATATCCTTTTCCCGCATCTTCCACTCTCACGGACACGGACGCACACTAACGTGATGAATGCTACGAGCCCCCCTGCGGGTGCTACAATAATCACTAACACTTCTAGTAGCACTACTAATGGAAACAACAGTGGTGCCAATACTCCTGGTATCAACTCCCTCTCTACTACATTACCACGCTCCAACAGCCTACCCCATTCAGCTGGCACCACAGCAACGGCAAACAATACCAACAAGGCTGGCAGTGGAGGTGGAATCGGCAGTGGAATCATGGACAGTGCCATCGCTACAGGTGTGAGTAAATTTGCCACACTTTCACTCCACGATAGGAAGGAGCGCCATCACGAGAAGGACCACAAACGCAACCACAGCATGGGTCACATCAGCAGTAAGAGCAGTGACAAGCTCAACCTGCTGACAAAAACCAAAGCGGACCCTGCAAAGACTCTGGGTACTCTGCTGTGCCCACGCATGGAGGATGTGCCCCTCCTTGAGCCCCTCATCTGTAAAAAGATAGCACACGAGAGACTGACTGTACTCATATTTTTAGAGGACTGTTTAGTGACTGCTTGTCAGGaaggatttatttgcacatggGCGAGGCCAGGAAAAGTG gGTTTATTGTCATCCCAAAACCAAGCCAGCTCTCCCAGTGGAACAGTAGTATAG
- the wdr20a gene encoding WD repeat-containing protein 20 isoform X5 — protein sequence MAAEGGGKEMNEIKTQFTTREGVYKLLTHSEYSRPNRVPFNSQGSNPVKVSFVNVNDQSGNGDRICFNVGRELYFYIYKGVRKAADLSKPIDKRIYKGTQPTCHDFNHLTATAESVSLLVGFSAGQVQLIDPIKKETSKLFNEERLIDKSRVTCVKWVPGSESLFLVSHASGNMYLYNVEHTCGTTAPHYQLLKQGENYSVHTCKSKSTRNPLLKWTVGEGALNEFAFSPDGKFLACVSQDGFLRVFNFDAVELHGTMKSYFGGLLCVCWSPDGKYIVAGGEDDLVTVWSFLDCRVIARGHGHKSWVSVVAFDHYTTSVEENDPMEFSGSDEDFQDQMIHFGRDRANSTQSRLSKRNSTDSRPVSVTYRFGSVGQDTQLCLWDLTEDILFPHLPLSRTRTHTNVMNATSPPAGATIITNTSSSTTNGNNSGANTPGINSLSTTLPRSNSLPHSAGTTATANNTNKAGSGGVSKFATLSLHDRKERHHEKDHKRNHSMGHISSKSSDKLNLLTKTKADPAKTLGTLLCPRMEDVPLLEPLICKKIAHERLTVLIFLEDCLVTACQEGFICTWARPGKVGLLSSQNQASSPSGTVV from the exons ATGGCGgcggagggaggagggaaggagatgaACGAAATTAAAACTCAGTTCACTACTCGGGAAGGCGTCTACAAACTCCTCACTCACTCCGAATACAGCCGTCCCAACAGGGTGCCTTTCAACTCGCAGGGCTCCAACCCCGTCAAGGTTTCCTTCGTGAACGTCAACGACCAGTCGGGCAACGGCGACAGGATCTGTTTCAATGTGGGCCGAGAGCTCTACTTCTACATCTACAAAGGCGTTAGGAAG GCTGCTGACCTGAGCAAGCCCATAGACAAGCGTATTTACAAGGGAACGCAGCCCACCTGTCATGACTTCAACCACCTCACAGCTACGGCGGAGAGTGTGTCCTTGCTGGTGGGTTTCTCAGCAGGGCAGGTACAGCTCATTGACCCAATCAAGAAGGAGACAAGCAAGCTCTTCAATGAAGAG AGACTAATAGATAAGTCCAGAGTAACATGTGTGAAATGGGTGCCAGGCTCTGAGAGCCTGTTTCTGGTCTCTCATGCCAGTGGGAATATGTACTTATACAACGTGGAGCATACATGTGGCACCACAGCACCGCACTACCAGCTGCTCAAACAGGGAGAGAACTACTCTGTACACACGTGTAAGAGTAAATCCACGCGGAACCCTCTGCTCAAATGGACAGTGGGTGAGGGGGCCCTGAATGAGTTTGCCTTCTCTCCAGATGGAAAGTTCCTAGCCTGTGTAAGCCAAGACGGTTTCCTACGGGTGTTCAACTTTGATGCTGTTGAGCTACATGGCACCATGAAGAGCTACTTTGGTggcttgttgtgtgtgtgctggagccCTGATGGAAAGTATATAGTTGCTGGTGGAGAGGACGATCTAGTGACTGTGTGGTCCTTCTTGGACTGCAGAGTCATCGCCCGAGGTCATGGGCACAAGTCTTGGGTGAGTGTGGTGGCATTTGATCATTACACCACCAGCGTGGAAGAGAATGACCCAATGGAGTTCAGTGGTAGTGATGAGGACTTCCAGGATCAGATGATCCATTTTGGACGAGACCGGGCCAACAGTACACAGTCTCGACTCTCCAAGCGCAACTCCACGGACAGCCGGCCTGTTAGTGTGACATACCGGTTTGGCTCAGTGGGCCAGGACACTCAACTCTGCCTATGGGACCTCACTGAGGATATCCTTTTCCCGCATCTTCCACTCTCACGGACACGGACGCACACTAACGTGATGAATGCTACGAGCCCCCCTGCGGGTGCTACAATAATCACTAACACTTCTAGTAGCACTACTAATGGAAACAACAGTGGTGCCAATACTCCTGGTATCAACTCCCTCTCTACTACATTACCACGCTCCAACAGCCTACCCCATTCAGCTGGCACCACAGCAACGGCAAACAATACCAACAAGGCTGGCAGTGGAG GTGTGAGTAAATTTGCCACACTTTCACTCCACGATAGGAAGGAGCGCCATCACGAGAAGGACCACAAACGCAACCACAGCATGGGTCACATCAGCAGTAAGAGCAGTGACAAGCTCAACCTGCTGACAAAAACCAAAGCGGACCCTGCAAAGACTCTGGGTACTCTGCTGTGCCCACGCATGGAGGATGTGCCCCTCCTTGAGCCCCTCATCTGTAAAAAGATAGCACACGAGAGACTGACTGTACTCATATTTTTAGAGGACTGTTTAGTGACTGCTTGTCAGGaaggatttatttgcacatggGCGAGGCCAGGAAAAGTG gGTTTATTGTCATCCCAAAACCAAGCCAGCTCTCCCAGTGGAACAGTAGTATAG
- the wdr20a gene encoding WD repeat-containing protein 20 isoform X7 — protein MAAEGGGKEMNEIKTQFTTREGVYKLLTHSEYSRPNRVPFNSQGSNPVKVSFVNVNDQSGNGDRICFNVGRELYFYIYKGVRKGLLSSQNQASSPSGTVV, from the exons ATGGCGgcggagggaggagggaaggagatgaACGAAATTAAAACTCAGTTCACTACTCGGGAAGGCGTCTACAAACTCCTCACTCACTCCGAATACAGCCGTCCCAACAGGGTGCCTTTCAACTCGCAGGGCTCCAACCCCGTCAAGGTTTCCTTCGTGAACGTCAACGACCAGTCGGGCAACGGCGACAGGATCTGTTTCAATGTGGGCCGAGAGCTCTACTTCTACATCTACAAAGGCGTTAGGAAG gGTTTATTGTCATCCCAAAACCAAGCCAGCTCTCCCAGTGGAACAGTAGTATAG
- the wdr20a gene encoding WD repeat-containing protein 20 isoform X4, with amino-acid sequence MAAEGGGKEMNEIKTQFTTREGVYKLLTHSEYSRPNRVPFNSQGSNPVKVSFVNVNDQSGNGDRICFNVGRELYFYIYKGVRKRLIDKSRVTCVKWVPGSESLFLVSHASGNMYLYNVEHTCGTTAPHYQLLKQGENYSVHTCKSKSTRNPLLKWTVGEGALNEFAFSPDGKFLACVSQDGFLRVFNFDAVELHGTMKSYFGGLLCVCWSPDGKYIVAGGEDDLVTVWSFLDCRVIARGHGHKSWVSVVAFDHYTTSVEENDPMEFSGSDEDFQDQMIHFGRDRANSTQSRLSKRNSTDSRPVSVTYRFGSVGQDTQLCLWDLTEDILFPHLPLSRTRTHTNVMNATSPPAGATIITNTSSSTTNGNNSGANTPGINSLSTTLPRSNSLPHSAGSGGGIGSGIMDSAIATGVSKFATLSLHDRKERHHEKDHKRNHSMGHISSKSSDKLNLLTKTKADPAKTLGTLLCPRMEDVPLLEPLICKKIAHERLTVLIFLEDCLVTACQEGFICTWARPGKVGLLSSQNQASSPSGTVV; translated from the exons ATGGCGgcggagggaggagggaaggagatgaACGAAATTAAAACTCAGTTCACTACTCGGGAAGGCGTCTACAAACTCCTCACTCACTCCGAATACAGCCGTCCCAACAGGGTGCCTTTCAACTCGCAGGGCTCCAACCCCGTCAAGGTTTCCTTCGTGAACGTCAACGACCAGTCGGGCAACGGCGACAGGATCTGTTTCAATGTGGGCCGAGAGCTCTACTTCTACATCTACAAAGGCGTTAGGAAG AGACTAATAGATAAGTCCAGAGTAACATGTGTGAAATGGGTGCCAGGCTCTGAGAGCCTGTTTCTGGTCTCTCATGCCAGTGGGAATATGTACTTATACAACGTGGAGCATACATGTGGCACCACAGCACCGCACTACCAGCTGCTCAAACAGGGAGAGAACTACTCTGTACACACGTGTAAGAGTAAATCCACGCGGAACCCTCTGCTCAAATGGACAGTGGGTGAGGGGGCCCTGAATGAGTTTGCCTTCTCTCCAGATGGAAAGTTCCTAGCCTGTGTAAGCCAAGACGGTTTCCTACGGGTGTTCAACTTTGATGCTGTTGAGCTACATGGCACCATGAAGAGCTACTTTGGTggcttgttgtgtgtgtgctggagccCTGATGGAAAGTATATAGTTGCTGGTGGAGAGGACGATCTAGTGACTGTGTGGTCCTTCTTGGACTGCAGAGTCATCGCCCGAGGTCATGGGCACAAGTCTTGGGTGAGTGTGGTGGCATTTGATCATTACACCACCAGCGTGGAAGAGAATGACCCAATGGAGTTCAGTGGTAGTGATGAGGACTTCCAGGATCAGATGATCCATTTTGGACGAGACCGGGCCAACAGTACACAGTCTCGACTCTCCAAGCGCAACTCCACGGACAGCCGGCCTGTTAGTGTGACATACCGGTTTGGCTCAGTGGGCCAGGACACTCAACTCTGCCTATGGGACCTCACTGAGGATATCCTTTTCCCGCATCTTCCACTCTCACGGACACGGACGCACACTAACGTGATGAATGCTACGAGCCCCCCTGCGGGTGCTACAATAATCACTAACACTTCTAGTAGCACTACTAATGGAAACAACAGTGGTGCCAATACTCCTGGTATCAACTCCCTCTCTACTACATTACCACGCTCCAACAGCCTACCCCATTCA GCTGGCAGTGGAGGTGGAATCGGCAGTGGAATCATGGACAGTGCCATCGCTACAGGTGTGAGTAAATTTGCCACACTTTCACTCCACGATAGGAAGGAGCGCCATCACGAGAAGGACCACAAACGCAACCACAGCATGGGTCACATCAGCAGTAAGAGCAGTGACAAGCTCAACCTGCTGACAAAAACCAAAGCGGACCCTGCAAAGACTCTGGGTACTCTGCTGTGCCCACGCATGGAGGATGTGCCCCTCCTTGAGCCCCTCATCTGTAAAAAGATAGCACACGAGAGACTGACTGTACTCATATTTTTAGAGGACTGTTTAGTGACTGCTTGTCAGGaaggatttatttgcacatggGCGAGGCCAGGAAAAGTG gGTTTATTGTCATCCCAAAACCAAGCCAGCTCTCCCAGTGGAACAGTAGTATAG
- the wdr20a gene encoding WD repeat-containing protein 20 isoform X6, producing the protein MAAEGGGKEMNEIKTQFTTREGVYKLLTHSEYSRPNRVPFNSQGSNPVKVSFVNVNDQSGNGDRICFNVGRELYFYIYKGVRKAADLSKPIDKRIYKGTQPTCHDFNHLTATAESVSLLVGFSAGQVQLIDPIKKETSKLFNEEGLLSSQNQASSPSGTVV; encoded by the exons ATGGCGgcggagggaggagggaaggagatgaACGAAATTAAAACTCAGTTCACTACTCGGGAAGGCGTCTACAAACTCCTCACTCACTCCGAATACAGCCGTCCCAACAGGGTGCCTTTCAACTCGCAGGGCTCCAACCCCGTCAAGGTTTCCTTCGTGAACGTCAACGACCAGTCGGGCAACGGCGACAGGATCTGTTTCAATGTGGGCCGAGAGCTCTACTTCTACATCTACAAAGGCGTTAGGAAG GCTGCTGACCTGAGCAAGCCCATAGACAAGCGTATTTACAAGGGAACGCAGCCCACCTGTCATGACTTCAACCACCTCACAGCTACGGCGGAGAGTGTGTCCTTGCTGGTGGGTTTCTCAGCAGGGCAGGTACAGCTCATTGACCCAATCAAGAAGGAGACAAGCAAGCTCTTCAATGAAGAG gGTTTATTGTCATCCCAAAACCAAGCCAGCTCTCCCAGTGGAACAGTAGTATAG
- the wdr20a gene encoding WD repeat-containing protein 20 isoform X2, which translates to MAAEGGGKEMNEIKTQFTTREGVYKLLTHSEYSRPNRVPFNSQGSNPVKVSFVNVNDQSGNGDRICFNVGRELYFYIYKGVRKAADLSKPIDKRIYKGTQPTCHDFNHLTATAESVSLLVGFSAGQVQLIDPIKKETSKLFNEERLIDKSRVTCVKWVPGSESLFLVSHASGNMYLYNVEHTCGTTAPHYQLLKQGENYSVHTCKSKSTRNPLLKWTVGEGALNEFAFSPDGKFLACVSQDGFLRVFNFDAVELHGTMKSYFGGLLCVCWSPDGKYIVAGGEDDLVTVWSFLDCRVIARGHGHKSWVSVVAFDHYTTSVEENDPMEFSGSDEDFQDQMIHFGRDRANSTQSRLSKRNSTDSRPVSVTYRFGSVGQDTQLCLWDLTEDILFPHLPLSRTRTHTNVMNATSPPAGATIITNTSSSTTNGNNSGANTPGINSLSTTLPRSNSLPHSAGSGGGIGSGIMDSAIATGVSKFATLSLHDRKERHHEKDHKRNHSMGHISSKSSDKLNLLTKTKADPAKTLGTLLCPRMEDVPLLEPLICKKIAHERLTVLIFLEDCLVTACQEGFICTWARPGKVGLLSSQNQASSPSGTVV; encoded by the exons ATGGCGgcggagggaggagggaaggagatgaACGAAATTAAAACTCAGTTCACTACTCGGGAAGGCGTCTACAAACTCCTCACTCACTCCGAATACAGCCGTCCCAACAGGGTGCCTTTCAACTCGCAGGGCTCCAACCCCGTCAAGGTTTCCTTCGTGAACGTCAACGACCAGTCGGGCAACGGCGACAGGATCTGTTTCAATGTGGGCCGAGAGCTCTACTTCTACATCTACAAAGGCGTTAGGAAG GCTGCTGACCTGAGCAAGCCCATAGACAAGCGTATTTACAAGGGAACGCAGCCCACCTGTCATGACTTCAACCACCTCACAGCTACGGCGGAGAGTGTGTCCTTGCTGGTGGGTTTCTCAGCAGGGCAGGTACAGCTCATTGACCCAATCAAGAAGGAGACAAGCAAGCTCTTCAATGAAGAG AGACTAATAGATAAGTCCAGAGTAACATGTGTGAAATGGGTGCCAGGCTCTGAGAGCCTGTTTCTGGTCTCTCATGCCAGTGGGAATATGTACTTATACAACGTGGAGCATACATGTGGCACCACAGCACCGCACTACCAGCTGCTCAAACAGGGAGAGAACTACTCTGTACACACGTGTAAGAGTAAATCCACGCGGAACCCTCTGCTCAAATGGACAGTGGGTGAGGGGGCCCTGAATGAGTTTGCCTTCTCTCCAGATGGAAAGTTCCTAGCCTGTGTAAGCCAAGACGGTTTCCTACGGGTGTTCAACTTTGATGCTGTTGAGCTACATGGCACCATGAAGAGCTACTTTGGTggcttgttgtgtgtgtgctggagccCTGATGGAAAGTATATAGTTGCTGGTGGAGAGGACGATCTAGTGACTGTGTGGTCCTTCTTGGACTGCAGAGTCATCGCCCGAGGTCATGGGCACAAGTCTTGGGTGAGTGTGGTGGCATTTGATCATTACACCACCAGCGTGGAAGAGAATGACCCAATGGAGTTCAGTGGTAGTGATGAGGACTTCCAGGATCAGATGATCCATTTTGGACGAGACCGGGCCAACAGTACACAGTCTCGACTCTCCAAGCGCAACTCCACGGACAGCCGGCCTGTTAGTGTGACATACCGGTTTGGCTCAGTGGGCCAGGACACTCAACTCTGCCTATGGGACCTCACTGAGGATATCCTTTTCCCGCATCTTCCACTCTCACGGACACGGACGCACACTAACGTGATGAATGCTACGAGCCCCCCTGCGGGTGCTACAATAATCACTAACACTTCTAGTAGCACTACTAATGGAAACAACAGTGGTGCCAATACTCCTGGTATCAACTCCCTCTCTACTACATTACCACGCTCCAACAGCCTACCCCATTCA GCTGGCAGTGGAGGTGGAATCGGCAGTGGAATCATGGACAGTGCCATCGCTACAGGTGTGAGTAAATTTGCCACACTTTCACTCCACGATAGGAAGGAGCGCCATCACGAGAAGGACCACAAACGCAACCACAGCATGGGTCACATCAGCAGTAAGAGCAGTGACAAGCTCAACCTGCTGACAAAAACCAAAGCGGACCCTGCAAAGACTCTGGGTACTCTGCTGTGCCCACGCATGGAGGATGTGCCCCTCCTTGAGCCCCTCATCTGTAAAAAGATAGCACACGAGAGACTGACTGTACTCATATTTTTAGAGGACTGTTTAGTGACTGCTTGTCAGGaaggatttatttgcacatggGCGAGGCCAGGAAAAGTG gGTTTATTGTCATCCCAAAACCAAGCCAGCTCTCCCAGTGGAACAGTAGTATAG
- the wdr20a gene encoding WD repeat-containing protein 20 isoform X1: MLISKMAAEGGGKEMNEIKTQFTTREGVYKLLTHSEYSRPNRVPFNSQGSNPVKVSFVNVNDQSGNGDRICFNVGRELYFYIYKGVRKAADLSKPIDKRIYKGTQPTCHDFNHLTATAESVSLLVGFSAGQVQLIDPIKKETSKLFNEERLIDKSRVTCVKWVPGSESLFLVSHASGNMYLYNVEHTCGTTAPHYQLLKQGENYSVHTCKSKSTRNPLLKWTVGEGALNEFAFSPDGKFLACVSQDGFLRVFNFDAVELHGTMKSYFGGLLCVCWSPDGKYIVAGGEDDLVTVWSFLDCRVIARGHGHKSWVSVVAFDHYTTSVEENDPMEFSGSDEDFQDQMIHFGRDRANSTQSRLSKRNSTDSRPVSVTYRFGSVGQDTQLCLWDLTEDILFPHLPLSRTRTHTNVMNATSPPAGATIITNTSSSTTNGNNSGANTPGINSLSTTLPRSNSLPHSAGTTATANNTNKAGSGGGIGSGIMDSAIATGVSKFATLSLHDRKERHHEKDHKRNHSMGHISSKSSDKLNLLTKTKADPAKTLGTLLCPRMEDVPLLEPLICKKIAHERLTVLIFLEDCLVTACQEGFICTWARPGKVGLLSSQNQASSPSGTVV; this comes from the exons ATGTTAATTTCAAAGATGGCGgcggagggaggagggaaggagatgaACGAAATTAAAACTCAGTTCACTACTCGGGAAGGCGTCTACAAACTCCTCACTCACTCCGAATACAGCCGTCCCAACAGGGTGCCTTTCAACTCGCAGGGCTCCAACCCCGTCAAGGTTTCCTTCGTGAACGTCAACGACCAGTCGGGCAACGGCGACAGGATCTGTTTCAATGTGGGCCGAGAGCTCTACTTCTACATCTACAAAGGCGTTAGGAAG GCTGCTGACCTGAGCAAGCCCATAGACAAGCGTATTTACAAGGGAACGCAGCCCACCTGTCATGACTTCAACCACCTCACAGCTACGGCGGAGAGTGTGTCCTTGCTGGTGGGTTTCTCAGCAGGGCAGGTACAGCTCATTGACCCAATCAAGAAGGAGACAAGCAAGCTCTTCAATGAAGAG AGACTAATAGATAAGTCCAGAGTAACATGTGTGAAATGGGTGCCAGGCTCTGAGAGCCTGTTTCTGGTCTCTCATGCCAGTGGGAATATGTACTTATACAACGTGGAGCATACATGTGGCACCACAGCACCGCACTACCAGCTGCTCAAACAGGGAGAGAACTACTCTGTACACACGTGTAAGAGTAAATCCACGCGGAACCCTCTGCTCAAATGGACAGTGGGTGAGGGGGCCCTGAATGAGTTTGCCTTCTCTCCAGATGGAAAGTTCCTAGCCTGTGTAAGCCAAGACGGTTTCCTACGGGTGTTCAACTTTGATGCTGTTGAGCTACATGGCACCATGAAGAGCTACTTTGGTggcttgttgtgtgtgtgctggagccCTGATGGAAAGTATATAGTTGCTGGTGGAGAGGACGATCTAGTGACTGTGTGGTCCTTCTTGGACTGCAGAGTCATCGCCCGAGGTCATGGGCACAAGTCTTGGGTGAGTGTGGTGGCATTTGATCATTACACCACCAGCGTGGAAGAGAATGACCCAATGGAGTTCAGTGGTAGTGATGAGGACTTCCAGGATCAGATGATCCATTTTGGACGAGACCGGGCCAACAGTACACAGTCTCGACTCTCCAAGCGCAACTCCACGGACAGCCGGCCTGTTAGTGTGACATACCGGTTTGGCTCAGTGGGCCAGGACACTCAACTCTGCCTATGGGACCTCACTGAGGATATCCTTTTCCCGCATCTTCCACTCTCACGGACACGGACGCACACTAACGTGATGAATGCTACGAGCCCCCCTGCGGGTGCTACAATAATCACTAACACTTCTAGTAGCACTACTAATGGAAACAACAGTGGTGCCAATACTCCTGGTATCAACTCCCTCTCTACTACATTACCACGCTCCAACAGCCTACCCCATTCAGCTGGCACCACAGCAACGGCAAACAATACCAACAAGGCTGGCAGTGGAGGTGGAATCGGCAGTGGAATCATGGACAGTGCCATCGCTACAGGTGTGAGTAAATTTGCCACACTTTCACTCCACGATAGGAAGGAGCGCCATCACGAGAAGGACCACAAACGCAACCACAGCATGGGTCACATCAGCAGTAAGAGCAGTGACAAGCTCAACCTGCTGACAAAAACCAAAGCGGACCCTGCAAAGACTCTGGGTACTCTGCTGTGCCCACGCATGGAGGATGTGCCCCTCCTTGAGCCCCTCATCTGTAAAAAGATAGCACACGAGAGACTGACTGTACTCATATTTTTAGAGGACTGTTTAGTGACTGCTTGTCAGGaaggatttatttgcacatggGCGAGGCCAGGAAAAGTG gGTTTATTGTCATCCCAAAACCAAGCCAGCTCTCCCAGTGGAACAGTAGTATAG